One genomic region from Chloroflexia bacterium SDU3-3 encodes:
- a CDS encoding alpha/beta hydrolase has product MSNQGNPMCAFAQINGLELYYEVHGSGSPLVLIHGGGSTIESTFGYLLPTFARSHRVIAVELQAHGRTKDIDRPLSFEQDADDVAALLQHLQIDQADFLGFSNGGTTCLQLGIRHPTLVRKLVLASAIFRRSGMPPNFFDGFDQATIAMLPEPLKQAYLKVNPDPAGLQAMFERDTARMRSFQDIRDEDIRSITAATLVINGDAEMVLASHALELAQTLPQARLAILPSGHGDYLGELMSAEHASQLPALVATMIEEFLAA; this is encoded by the coding sequence ATGAGCAATCAAGGCAACCCTATGTGCGCATTTGCCCAGATCAATGGACTAGAGCTCTACTACGAGGTACATGGCAGCGGTAGCCCGCTGGTGCTCATCCACGGCGGCGGCTCGACGATCGAATCCACCTTCGGCTACCTGCTGCCAACCTTCGCCCGCAGCCACCGTGTGATCGCGGTAGAGCTGCAGGCGCACGGGCGCACCAAAGACATCGACCGCCCGCTGAGCTTCGAGCAGGATGCCGATGATGTGGCCGCGCTGCTCCAGCACCTCCAGATCGACCAGGCCGACTTCCTCGGCTTTAGCAACGGCGGCACCACCTGCCTACAGCTCGGCATCCGTCACCCCACGCTGGTGCGCAAGCTGGTGCTGGCCTCGGCCATCTTCCGGCGCAGCGGGATGCCGCCAAATTTCTTCGACGGCTTCGATCAGGCCACAATCGCCATGCTGCCAGAGCCGCTCAAGCAGGCCTATCTCAAGGTCAACCCCGACCCCGCTGGCCTGCAGGCGATGTTCGAACGCGACACCGCGCGGATGCGGAGCTTCCAGGACATCCGCGACGAGGACATACGGTCAATCACAGCGGCGACCCTGGTGATCAACGGCGACGCCGAGATGGTGCTGGCATCCCACGCCCTTGAGCTGGCGCAGACCCTGCCCCAGGCGCGGCTGGCCATCCTGCCCAGCGGCCACGGCGACTACCTGGGCGAACTCATGTCCGCCGAGCACGCAAGCCAGCTGCCCGCGCTGGTGGCGACCATGATCGAGGAGTTCCTGGCGGCCTAA
- a CDS encoding response regulator transcription factor: MPIRVLIADDHAIFRRGLRSLLAEEHDIRVIEEAESAAAAMAAIERLGPDVVTLDIRLGASDGIQTARSISQRFPEVRVVMLTTYDDREYLLGALQAGAYAYVLKNSSYDTLAQTIRRVAAGQRLLSPDLVHHVLEEYYRVVHEQIRHDSGLSSAEIEVLRLLAAGMSTQVIAERLFWSEITVKRKIQDIVDKLDASNRVQAVAEAVRRGLI; the protein is encoded by the coding sequence ATGCCCATCCGAGTACTGATAGCCGACGACCACGCCATCTTCCGGCGCGGCCTGCGCAGCCTGCTCGCCGAGGAGCACGACATCCGGGTGATCGAGGAGGCCGAGAGCGCCGCCGCCGCCATGGCCGCGATCGAGCGGCTGGGGCCGGATGTGGTCACGCTCGACATCCGCCTGGGCGCGAGCGACGGCATCCAGACCGCCCGCAGCATCAGCCAGCGCTTCCCCGAGGTGCGCGTGGTGATGCTGACCACCTACGACGACCGCGAGTACCTGCTGGGCGCGCTGCAGGCCGGGGCCTACGCCTATGTGCTCAAGAATAGCTCGTACGACACCCTGGCCCAGACCATCCGCCGGGTGGCGGCGGGCCAGCGCCTGCTCTCACCCGATCTGGTGCACCACGTGCTGGAGGAGTACTACCGCGTGGTCCACGAGCAGATCCGCCACGACTCGGGCCTCTCCTCCGCCGAGATCGAGGTGCTGCGCCTGCTGGCGGCGGGCATGAGCACCCAGGTGATCGCCGAGCGCCTGTTCTGGAGCGAGATCACGGTCAAGCGCAAGATCCAGGACATCGTGGACAAGCTGGACGCTAGCAACCGCGTGCAGGCTGTGGCCGAGGCCGTGCGGCGCGGGCTGATCTAG
- a CDS encoding GAF domain-containing sensor histidine kinase — MTETSTGPTTPAPIMSVDPALELGAELETIVQIAQCGWAALLRMRGARLDLAQSAGSPPALGGAAQAEALAQLALPLTAGGACYGMLLLGGGGAPAPAQRQLAEALAGGLAQRLHADHMAGQAQRLARQMALINQLGQHTTSIHDRPQLFAQITSAIYAALGYDHIQLLLADPARGDIELAHASGPFGARLLAQGFREQIGGPGIIGWVAQHGQIWRSDDVQRDARFMSHALLPNTAAEIALPLKLGERVIGVLDVQSDRAHGFDDEDVFLLQTVADQIAPALEHHRLLAAERAERELATTLRDVSRIISSSLDLDQVLDHILQQIGRVVPHHGTRITLRADGDMMRVVAAMGYPDNQLAQQSAFRIADAPLTAPVLFELQTLVVADARTEPRWYWQTGAEQVRSWCCAPLVIKGECIGWLCVDWHEPNFYTQQHARIVRAFADQAAVAIEHARLYATVRQFSDELEQNVQQRTAQLQQAQGQLRALFRRVVRVQEEERQRIAHDLHDGVTQDILGAIYELHALQRRIAAEPAAERLAECKQLLEQTLQEMKRIIYALRPRALDELGLHAALEHLAGAIRAHHGADVRFQVAGDPAPYPNEVELAIYRIIQEACHNSARHAQASDIRIQLDYTAAGLRVTISDDGRGFVPEYAELGLGIIGMRERAEAHGGTLALRSAPGRGTTIELVLPHHSAPQEEKCPSEY; from the coding sequence ATGACCGAAACATCCACCGGCCCGACCACACCCGCGCCCATAATGAGCGTCGACCCCGCACTGGAGCTAGGAGCCGAGCTTGAGACGATTGTGCAGATAGCCCAGTGCGGCTGGGCGGCGCTGCTGCGCATGCGCGGCGCGCGGCTTGATCTGGCCCAGTCGGCGGGCAGCCCGCCCGCGCTCGGCGGCGCAGCCCAGGCCGAGGCGCTAGCCCAGCTGGCGCTGCCGCTCACGGCGGGGGGCGCGTGCTACGGCATGCTGCTGCTGGGCGGCGGCGGCGCGCCAGCCCCAGCCCAGCGGCAGCTGGCCGAGGCGCTGGCGGGCGGGCTGGCCCAGCGGCTCCACGCCGACCACATGGCCGGGCAGGCCCAGCGGCTGGCCCGCCAGATGGCGCTGATCAACCAGCTGGGCCAGCACACCACATCCATCCACGACCGCCCGCAGCTGTTCGCCCAGATCACCAGCGCGATCTACGCCGCGCTGGGCTACGACCACATCCAGCTGCTGCTGGCCGACCCGGCGCGCGGCGACATCGAGCTGGCCCACGCCAGCGGCCCCTTCGGCGCGCGGCTGCTGGCCCAGGGCTTCCGCGAGCAGATCGGCGGCCCCGGCATCATCGGCTGGGTGGCCCAGCACGGCCAGATCTGGCGCAGCGACGACGTGCAGCGCGACGCCCGCTTTATGTCGCACGCGCTGCTGCCCAACACCGCCGCCGAGATCGCCCTGCCGCTCAAGCTGGGCGAGCGCGTGATCGGCGTGCTGGATGTGCAGAGCGACCGCGCCCACGGCTTCGACGACGAGGACGTGTTCCTGCTGCAGACGGTAGCCGACCAGATCGCCCCGGCGCTGGAGCACCACCGCCTGCTGGCCGCCGAGCGCGCCGAGCGCGAGCTGGCCACCACGCTGCGCGACGTGTCGCGGATCATCTCATCCAGCCTCGACCTCGACCAGGTGCTCGACCACATCCTCCAGCAGATAGGCCGCGTGGTGCCCCACCACGGCACCCGCATCACCCTGCGCGCCGACGGCGACATGATGCGCGTGGTGGCAGCCATGGGCTACCCCGACAACCAGCTGGCCCAGCAGTCGGCCTTCCGCATCGCCGACGCGCCGCTGACCGCCCCCGTGCTGTTCGAGCTGCAGACCCTGGTGGTGGCCGACGCCCGCACCGAGCCGCGCTGGTACTGGCAGACCGGGGCCGAGCAGGTGCGCTCGTGGTGCTGCGCCCCGCTGGTGATCAAGGGCGAGTGCATCGGCTGGCTGTGCGTCGACTGGCACGAGCCGAACTTCTACACCCAGCAGCACGCCCGGATCGTGCGCGCCTTCGCCGACCAGGCCGCCGTGGCCATCGAGCACGCGCGGCTCTACGCCACCGTGCGCCAGTTCTCCGACGAGCTAGAGCAGAACGTGCAGCAGCGCACCGCCCAGCTGCAGCAGGCCCAGGGCCAGCTGCGCGCGCTGTTCCGCCGCGTGGTGCGGGTGCAGGAGGAGGAGCGCCAGCGCATCGCCCACGACCTCCACGACGGCGTGACGCAGGACATCCTGGGCGCGATCTACGAGCTGCACGCGCTCCAGCGCCGCATCGCCGCCGAGCCAGCCGCCGAGCGCCTGGCCGAGTGTAAGCAGCTGCTGGAGCAGACCTTGCAAGAGATGAAGCGGATCATCTACGCCCTGCGCCCGCGCGCGCTGGATGAGCTGGGCCTGCACGCCGCGCTGGAGCACCTGGCCGGGGCCATCCGCGCCCACCACGGGGCCGACGTGCGCTTCCAGGTCGCGGGCGACCCAGCGCCCTACCCCAACGAGGTGGAGCTGGCGATCTACCGCATCATCCAGGAGGCCTGCCATAACAGCGCGCGCCACGCCCAGGCCAGCGACATCCGCATCCAGCTCGACTACACGGCGGCGGGGCTGCGCGTCACCATCAGCGACGACGGGCGCGGCTTCGTGCCCGAGTACGCCGAGCTGGGCCTGGGCATCATCGGCATGCGCGAGCGCGCCGAGGCCCACGGCGGCACCCTGGCGCTGCGCAGCGCCCCCGGCAGGGGCACCACCATCGAACTCGTACTTCCGCACCACAGCGCCCCACAGGAGGAAAAATGCCCATCCGAGTACTGA
- a CDS encoding ABC transporter permease has product MAYGAMLRGAFGSLPGLAQTLAKATPLLLVALGIIIAFRAKVTNIGGEGQLIAGAMAATAFALALPTWPGWLLLPLTALVGALAGGLWALVPGLLKARLAVNEILTTVMMNAIAVQLMNFLLRGPMLDPAQVAAGTNIPQSAALPEQVWLARLIPRTLLHAGFFLAVALAALVAVLLWRTTLGYRIRAVGLSPAASRYAGIPVERVTALAMVLSGAFCGLAGAVEVMGIHHRVVEGITGNYGFNGIVAALFGGLHPLGAIPASVLFGALLVGADQMQRSVQVPAALITMLNGLVVLMVVSSALWRQRRAARRQSAVAAPSPAPAASAEPLPPT; this is encoded by the coding sequence ATGGCCTATGGGGCCATGCTGCGCGGTGCGTTCGGTAGCCTGCCCGGCCTGGCGCAGACCCTGGCCAAGGCCACGCCGCTGCTGCTGGTGGCGCTGGGCATCATCATCGCCTTCCGCGCCAAGGTCACCAACATCGGCGGCGAGGGCCAGCTGATCGCCGGGGCCATGGCCGCCACCGCTTTCGCGCTGGCGCTGCCCACGTGGCCCGGCTGGCTGCTGCTGCCGCTCACCGCGCTGGTGGGCGCGCTGGCCGGTGGGCTGTGGGCGCTGGTGCCCGGCCTGCTCAAGGCGCGGCTGGCCGTGAACGAGATCCTGACCACCGTGATGATGAACGCCATCGCGGTGCAGCTGATGAACTTCCTGCTGCGCGGCCCTATGCTCGACCCCGCCCAGGTGGCGGCGGGCACCAACATCCCGCAGTCGGCGGCGCTGCCCGAGCAGGTCTGGCTGGCGCGGCTCATCCCGCGCACGCTGCTGCACGCGGGCTTCTTTCTGGCCGTGGCGCTGGCCGCGCTGGTGGCCGTGCTGCTCTGGCGCACCACCCTGGGCTACCGCATCCGCGCCGTGGGCCTCAGCCCCGCGGCCTCGCGCTACGCGGGCATCCCCGTCGAGCGCGTCACCGCGCTGGCCATGGTGCTCAGCGGGGCCTTCTGCGGGCTTGCGGGCGCGGTGGAGGTGATGGGCATCCACCACCGCGTGGTGGAGGGTATCACCGGCAACTACGGTTTCAACGGCATCGTGGCGGCGCTGTTTGGCGGCCTGCACCCGCTGGGGGCCATCCCAGCCTCGGTGCTGTTCGGCGCGCTGCTGGTGGGGGCCGATCAGATGCAGCGCTCGGTGCAGGTGCCCGCCGCGCTGATCACCATGCTGAACGGCCTGGTGGTGCTGATGGTGGTCAGCAGCGCGCTCTGGCGTCAGCGCCGCGCCGCCCGCCGCCAGAGCGCGGTCGCCGCGCCCAGCCCGGCCCCCGCCGCCTCCGCCGAGCCGCTTCCGCCCACGTAG